From a region of the Bermanella marisrubri genome:
- a CDS encoding DUF4062 domain-containing protein, producing the protein MPSQRPVVYISADPENTGDAIYTLNRVILQLGAWPVQTYFSKKSGDYDWTLVRKAIDECDVYILLVGDGYGTQSESGESYIHREAVYAKSKQKTIVALLKNTELKHLSQQGIERLRSLHRLMMSGVFKYWNGQEELLLVARQVLREHLKPQIKVAVTDEATIPQVKEAIVDTLMDMQSYPIRFSAKVFAHGNCHEIAKQISLTWESTYVNLASVMTAPVTEERMRSILEDFVAEYYRDDFMVAVPDAHALADVRCNDIEFQRLKAFLKGAGVIENVASEQSGLRNYWQLTQAGESKLHKMLLPR; encoded by the coding sequence ATGCCTTCGCAACGGCCAGTGGTTTACATCAGTGCAGATCCGGAGAATACCGGGGATGCAATCTACACGCTGAATCGCGTGATTCTTCAGTTAGGCGCTTGGCCAGTGCAAACCTATTTTTCTAAGAAAAGTGGCGATTACGACTGGACACTGGTACGCAAGGCAATTGACGAATGTGATGTTTATATTCTTTTGGTCGGCGACGGCTATGGCACACAAAGCGAGAGCGGTGAAAGCTACATTCATCGCGAAGCGGTTTACGCCAAGAGCAAGCAAAAGACCATTGTTGCATTGCTAAAGAATACAGAACTGAAGCATCTTAGCCAGCAGGGAATCGAGCGTTTACGTTCTCTTCATCGCTTGATGATGTCCGGTGTATTTAAATACTGGAACGGTCAGGAAGAATTATTGTTGGTCGCGCGACAAGTCTTGCGAGAGCATCTAAAGCCACAGATCAAAGTGGCTGTGACAGACGAGGCTACGATTCCGCAAGTGAAAGAGGCGATAGTTGATACTTTGATGGATATGCAGAGTTATCCTATTCGCTTTTCCGCGAAGGTTTTTGCACATGGCAATTGCCATGAAATAGCTAAACAAATCAGCCTTACATGGGAAAGTACCTATGTAAACCTTGCAAGTGTGATGACGGCTCCGGTAACAGAAGAGCGTATGCGCAGCATTCTCGAGGACTTTGTTGCTGAATACTATCGAGATGATTTTATGGTTGCTGTGCCCGATGCCCATGCACTTGCTGACGTGCGTTGTAATGACATTGAGTTTCAGCGTTTGAAAGCGTTCTTAAAAGGCGCTGGCGTCATAGAAAATGTCGCAAGTGAACAGAGTGGTTTACGTAATTATTGGCAGCTCACTCAAGCGGGTGAGAGTAAACTACATAAAATGTTACTACCAAGATAG
- the nqrM gene encoding (Na+)-NQR maturation NqrM, which yields MEMMLVVFAFMLVIMAMMAIGVIVAKKPITGSCGGMSAIGMETACDVCGGDKTKCDTEIKKAKQSDPSDLAYDATGNNK from the coding sequence ATGGAAATGATGTTGGTGGTCTTTGCGTTTATGCTAGTGATAATGGCTATGATGGCCATAGGCGTCATTGTGGCCAAAAAGCCCATTACAGGTTCTTGCGGTGGTATGAGTGCGATCGGCATGGAGACCGCATGTGATGTTTGTGGTGGCGATAAAACGAAATGCGATACCGAGATTAAAAAGGCCAAACAAAGCGATCCATCTGACTTGGCTTATGATGCAACCGGAAACAATAAATAA
- a CDS encoding FAD:protein FMN transferase produces the protein MGTTYSVRYYDDIGVSSDELKQEVDILLVEVNRQMSTYQGRSEISQFNQQNAPYEQKISAEFADVVFLSQQLYEMTGGYFDVTVGPLVNLWGFGPDGRPVNPPSEQEVQAALEKTGMDAIKLDKLTLSLSKSAHRYVDLSAIAKGFGVDLVAQLLEAKGAHNYLVEIGGEIRVSGMKPSQQEWKLAVETPETDAALGARSVQKILNLTDAGMATSGDYRNFFEVDGTRYSHTIDPFTGMPSAHSLGSVTVIADTCARADAIATAMLVMGTEKALALAKEHNIAAYFIVRTDNGFQEQYSEAWKTRFN, from the coding sequence ATGGGTACGACCTACAGTGTGCGCTATTACGATGATATTGGCGTTTCCAGTGATGAATTAAAACAAGAAGTTGATATCTTGTTGGTTGAAGTGAATCGCCAAATGTCTACCTACCAAGGTCGAAGTGAAATCAGCCAGTTTAATCAGCAAAATGCGCCCTATGAACAAAAGATCAGTGCCGAATTTGCTGATGTTGTGTTTTTGTCTCAGCAGCTTTATGAAATGACGGGCGGGTATTTTGATGTCACAGTGGGGCCATTGGTCAACTTATGGGGATTTGGGCCTGATGGTCGCCCGGTAAATCCGCCTTCTGAACAAGAAGTCCAAGCAGCCCTTGAAAAAACGGGGATGGATGCCATCAAACTAGACAAGCTAACATTGTCTCTATCCAAGTCGGCACACAGGTATGTGGATCTAAGTGCTATTGCCAAGGGTTTCGGTGTCGATCTTGTCGCGCAGTTGCTTGAGGCGAAAGGTGCACACAATTACTTGGTGGAAATAGGTGGAGAGATCCGTGTCTCAGGCATGAAGCCTAGTCAGCAAGAGTGGAAGCTTGCGGTGGAAACACCGGAAACCGACGCTGCCCTTGGTGCGCGCAGTGTACAAAAAATTCTCAATTTAACCGATGCTGGTATGGCCACCAGCGGTGATTATCGCAACTTTTTTGAAGTGGATGGAACGCGCTATAGCCATACAATCGATCCGTTTACCGGCATGCCAAGTGCTCATAGCCTTGGATCTGTTACCGTAATAGCCGATACTTGTGCCCGTGCGGATGCCATTGCCACTGCTATGCTTGTAATGGGGACTGAAAAAGCACTGGCATTGGCGAAAGAACATAATATTGCGGCCTATTTTATAGTTCGCACAGATAATGGCTTCCAAGAGCAATACTCTGAAGCCTGGAAAACACGATTTAACTAA
- a CDS encoding DUF1499 domain-containing protein, with translation MQRITYNIMIKANTLTLAVATLFLLTAGCAGSKPNNLGLNGGQFAPCPSTPNCVSSFAEPSTDAYIAPLQKTNNTWTRLRELLVNTDNATITQQTPIYIHAEFESDFMGFVDDVEFKQQDDIIHVRSASRLGYSDLGVNRERIEGIRQQLDQ, from the coding sequence GTGCAACGGATTACATACAACATCATGATTAAAGCCAATACTCTCACACTAGCGGTCGCAACCCTATTTCTACTCACGGCGGGATGCGCCGGAAGCAAACCCAATAATCTAGGCTTAAACGGCGGCCAGTTCGCCCCGTGCCCAAGTACACCAAACTGTGTGTCGAGCTTTGCTGAGCCATCTACGGATGCCTACATTGCCCCACTACAAAAAACCAACAATACTTGGACCCGGCTTCGTGAGCTTCTGGTAAATACAGATAACGCCACAATTACCCAGCAAACCCCTATCTACATCCACGCGGAGTTCGAATCCGACTTCATGGGATTTGTGGATGATGTTGAATTTAAGCAACAAGATGACATCATCCACGTGCGTAGCGCCTCCCGCTTAGGTTACAGCGATTTAGGTGTGAACCGCGAGCGCATCGAAGGCATCCGCCAGCAGTTGGATCAATGA
- a CDS encoding SIR2 family NAD-dependent protein deacylase, translating into MNKENTLFITGAGISAESGIPTFRGEDGFWTIGSRNYTPMEMATRHMYQQQPEQFLAWYYNRFITYRHHAENDVHRWLADKNLITQNIDGLDGKAGNKNYIAIHGRIDKMTLYHTQGEPVEVIDAPWDQVDDQRLNQSLMHLFNIKNTPTLNESYKPFVLLFDEYYTDLYRIDEALSRMEQADKMVFMGTSFSVNITNMAMDIAMRNEIPVEVVDPDPVILPYAKVKYHKMRATDYIQHHD; encoded by the coding sequence ATGAACAAAGAAAACACACTATTCATTACCGGCGCGGGTATTAGCGCTGAAAGCGGCATACCGACATTTCGTGGAGAAGACGGGTTCTGGACGATTGGCAGTAGAAATTATACTCCGATGGAAATGGCAACCCGCCATATGTATCAGCAGCAGCCAGAGCAATTTCTTGCTTGGTATTACAATCGCTTCATCACCTATCGCCATCATGCGGAAAATGATGTACACCGATGGCTAGCCGATAAGAACCTAATCACACAAAATATTGATGGTTTAGATGGCAAAGCAGGGAATAAAAACTACATTGCTATTCACGGACGCATCGACAAAATGACGCTTTACCATACACAGGGCGAACCCGTTGAAGTAATCGATGCGCCTTGGGATCAAGTTGATGACCAAAGACTAAACCAGTCTTTGATGCACCTATTTAATATTAAAAATACGCCAACACTGAACGAAAGCTATAAGCCCTTCGTTTTGTTATTTGATGAATACTATACCGACCTGTATCGCATTGATGAGGCGTTGTCCCGTATGGAGCAAGCCGACAAAATGGTATTCATGGGCACCTCATTTAGTGTCAACATTACCAATATGGCCATGGACATCGCTATGCGGAACGAAATCCCAGTAGAGGTAGTTGATCCCGATCCAGTAATTTTACCGTATGCTAAGGTCAAGTATCATAAAATGCGTGCAACGGATTACATACAACATCATGATTAA
- a CDS encoding glycerophosphodiester phosphodiesterase, with protein sequence MLIYGHRGAKGVAMENSLQGFQLAASQGIEYFELDVRLSSDNHLVVVHDEQLKRLANSKLRVSKSTQQILSNTHLKGTNQGIPTLEQVVLACPYVKHWQFEIKTDRTNLNFVAPMLALIDKHNLADKVTITSKHVGILRAFKNARSTIPRGYVQEWPLPHGLHVAKQLKCSMLVLNKSLARKSYVKRAQKKGLHVSVWTVNDADDMARLFRVQADSIISDYPQAAREVIGHLSHDPNAPQAPQSVSALQKTQ encoded by the coding sequence ATGTTGATATACGGTCACCGCGGTGCAAAAGGTGTCGCCATGGAAAATAGCCTACAGGGCTTCCAATTAGCAGCATCACAAGGCATTGAATACTTCGAACTGGATGTTCGCCTTAGCTCGGATAATCACTTAGTAGTGGTTCATGACGAGCAATTAAAGCGCTTGGCAAACAGCAAGCTTAGAGTGAGTAAATCAACCCAACAAATCCTCTCTAATACTCACCTTAAAGGGACCAACCAAGGCATACCAACGCTGGAACAAGTGGTTTTGGCTTGTCCGTATGTCAAACATTGGCAGTTCGAAATTAAAACTGATCGCACCAACCTTAATTTCGTCGCGCCGATGCTTGCATTAATTGATAAACATAATCTTGCTGACAAAGTGACGATTACCAGCAAACATGTTGGAATTTTAAGAGCCTTTAAAAATGCGCGTTCTACCATTCCTCGTGGTTACGTGCAGGAATGGCCTTTACCCCACGGTTTGCATGTGGCCAAACAACTAAAATGCAGCATGCTCGTTTTGAACAAATCGCTGGCCCGTAAGAGCTATGTAAAGCGTGCGCAAAAGAAGGGGCTACATGTGAGCGTTTGGACAGTAAACGATGCGGATGACATGGCGCGCCTATTTCGAGTTCAAGCGGACAGTATAATTAGTGATTATCCGCAAGCAGCTAGAGAGGTCATAGGCCACTTATCTCATGACCCTAACGCACCCCAAGCACCACAATCCGTTAGCGCATTACAAAAAACGCAATGA
- the sthA gene encoding Si-specific NAD(P)(+) transhydrogenase produces the protein MADYHYDVIVLGTGPSGEGAAMNAAKKGKKVAVVEEAPLVGGNCTHWGTIPSKALRHSVKQIISYNTNPMFRDIGEPRWFSFPRVLKTAERVIAKQVKLRTEFYSRNRVHLYHGHGQFVDSHCIEIFDGPASGTRLHAEQVVIATGSSPFRPPTVDFNHERIYDSDTILKLEHTPRTMVIYGAGVIGSEYASIFSGLGVKVDLINPGERLLPFLDDEISDALSYHLRNNGVLIRHNELFDRVEADEHSVKVYFQSGKVIKADAMFWAAGRSGNTQNLGLEHVGLTPNGRGQLEVDDHYKTQADHVYAVGDVVGWPSLASAAYDQGRSVAAYMAGDDDFWFVEDVPTGIYTIPEISSVGKTERELTNEKVPYEVGQAFFKSIARAQITGENVGMLKLLFHRETFEILGIHCFGDQASEIIHIGQAIMKQKNGGNTVKYFVGNTFNYPTMAEAYRIAALNGLNRVC, from the coding sequence ATGGCAGATTACCATTATGACGTAATCGTATTGGGAACAGGGCCTTCGGGTGAAGGTGCTGCCATGAACGCCGCTAAGAAAGGCAAAAAGGTGGCTGTGGTAGAAGAAGCTCCATTGGTGGGTGGTAACTGTACTCATTGGGGCACCATCCCTTCAAAAGCATTACGCCATTCGGTTAAGCAGATTATTTCCTACAACACGAACCCAATGTTCCGTGATATCGGTGAACCGCGCTGGTTCAGTTTTCCTCGTGTGCTGAAAACCGCTGAGCGTGTTATCGCGAAGCAGGTGAAACTACGTACCGAATTTTACAGTCGCAACCGCGTGCATTTGTATCACGGTCATGGCCAATTTGTAGACAGTCATTGTATTGAGATTTTTGACGGACCCGCGTCTGGCACCCGCTTACACGCTGAGCAGGTGGTGATAGCCACAGGTTCTAGTCCGTTTCGCCCGCCAACGGTAGATTTCAATCACGAGCGAATCTATGACTCGGATACGATTCTCAAATTAGAACATACTCCACGCACCATGGTGATTTATGGCGCGGGTGTTATTGGCTCTGAATACGCGTCAATCTTTAGCGGTTTGGGTGTAAAGGTGGATTTGATTAATCCAGGTGAGCGTCTATTACCGTTCTTAGATGACGAGATAAGTGATGCGTTAAGTTACCACTTGCGCAACAACGGTGTGCTGATTCGACACAATGAATTGTTCGATCGTGTGGAAGCAGACGAGCACAGCGTTAAAGTGTATTTCCAGTCAGGTAAAGTCATCAAAGCCGATGCGATGTTTTGGGCTGCTGGTCGTTCAGGTAATACGCAGAACCTTGGCCTGGAGCATGTTGGCCTGACACCAAATGGCCGGGGTCAGTTAGAAGTTGATGACCATTACAAAACTCAAGCAGACCATGTTTACGCAGTGGGTGATGTTGTGGGTTGGCCAAGTCTGGCCAGTGCTGCTTATGACCAAGGTCGAAGTGTTGCAGCATACATGGCTGGCGATGATGATTTTTGGTTTGTTGAGGATGTGCCTACTGGTATTTATACCATTCCGGAAATCAGCTCTGTTGGTAAAACCGAACGTGAGCTGACCAACGAAAAGGTGCCGTATGAAGTAGGTCAGGCGTTCTTTAAGAGTATTGCCCGAGCACAAATTACTGGCGAAAACGTGGGTATGCTTAAATTATTATTCCACAGAGAGACGTTTGAGATCTTGGGTATCCATTGCTTTGGTGACCAAGCGTCCGAGATCATTCACATCGGTCAAGCTATCATGAAGCAAAAAAATGGCGGAAATACGGTTAAGTATTTTGTGGGTAATACCTTTAATTATCCGACTATGGCAGAAGCGTATCGTATCGCTGCTTTGAATGGTTTGAACCGTGTTTGTTAA